In Drosophila simulans strain w501 chromosome 3R, Prin_Dsim_3.1, whole genome shotgun sequence, a single window of DNA contains:
- the LOC6730288 gene encoding high affinity copper uptake protein 1, which translates to MDHHGVDVSEGHVHHHASHGSPAPAPPSSGHEGHHSPEMNHHGNHGEHTKHGHHEGGAHDMSMAMFFHTGDAETILFKFWRTESAMALTLSCLLIFVVAVLYEALKFFREWLFSWDRKRLAGGRDQYNRPRRYREANYNYNQPTYPPRTNQQSGTQIYAYRPRSPSMPPLQPPGRSSPQAQSSLILTQHTHHHVQENTPPAGKTTKLKVYCSGMHILQTFLHVLQVLISFLLMLVFMTFNVWLCVAVLLGAGVGYYIFCAFRTNVQEHCN; encoded by the coding sequence ATGGACCACCATGGAGTTGATGTTTCCGAGGGCCACGTCCACCATCACGCTTCTCATGGATCCCCGGCGCCTGCTCCACCGAGTTCCGGTCACGAAGGACACCATTCACCTGAAATGAATCATCATGGAAACCATGGAGAGCACACTAAGCACGGCCATCACGAAGGTGGAGCCCACGACATGTCCATGGCGATGTTCTTTCATACTGGCGATGCGGAGACCATTCTCTTCAAGTTCTGGCGCACTGAATCCGCCATGGCGCTGACTCTTTCTTGCCTTCTAATTTTTGTGGTTGCGGTGCTCTATGAGGCCCTTAAATTCTTCAGAGAGTGGCTGTTCTCGTGGGACCGGAAGCGATTGGCGGGCGGAAGGGATCAGTATAATCGACCTAGAAGATATAGAGAGGCCAACTACAATTACAACCAGCCAACGTATCCCCCAAGGACCAACCAACAATCGGGAACCCAGATCTACGCCTACCGCCCAAGGTCGCCATCGATGCCGCCTCTTCAGCCGCCAGGACGGAGCTCTCCTCAAGCGCAATCCTCGCTGATCCTGACCCAGCACACTCACCATCATGTTCAGGAAAATACCCCTCCCGCTGGCAAAACCACCAAGCTCAAGGTCTATTGCTCCGGGATGCACATCCTGCAGACCTTCCTGCACGTCCTGCAGGTGCTCATATCCTTTTTGCTAATGCTCGTCTTCATGACCTTCAATGTGTGGCTCTGTGTGGCCGTTCTGCTGGGCGCCGGTGTAGGGTACTACATATTCTGCGCCTTCAGGACCAACGTCCAGGAGCACTGCAACTAA
- the LOC27206382 gene encoding 5-hydroxytryptamine receptor 1: MALSGQDWRRHQSHRQHRNHRTQGNHQKLISTATLTLFVLFLSSWIAYAAGKATVPAPLVEGETESVTSQDFNSSSAFLGAIASASSSGSGSGSGSGSYGLASMNSSPIAIVSYQGITSSNLGDSNTTLVPLSDTPLLLEEFAAGEFVLPPLTSIFVSIVLLIVILGTVVGNVLVCIAVCMVRKLRRPCNYLLVSLALSDLCVALLVMPMALLYEVLEKWNFGPLLCDIWVSFDVLCCTASILNLCAISVDRYLAITKPLEYGVKRTPRRMMLCVGIVWLAAACISLPPLLILGNEHEDEEGQPICTVCQNFAYQIYATLGSFYIPLSVMLFVYYQIFRAARRIVLEEKRAQTHLQQALNGTGSPSAPQAPPLGHTELASSGNGQRHSSVGNTSLTYSTCGGLSSGGGALAGHGSGGGVSGSTGLLGSPHHKKLRFQLAKEKKASTTLGIIMSAFTVCWLPFFILALIRPFETMHVPASLSSLFLWLGYANSLLNPIIYATLNRDFRKPFQEILYFRCSSLNTMMRENYYQDQYGEPPSQRVMLGDERHGARESFL, translated from the coding sequence ATGGCTTTATCTGGACAGGACTGGCGGCGCCATCAGAGCCACCGCCAGCACAGAAACCACAGAACCCAGGGAAACCACCAGAAACTGATCTCCACCGCCACGCTGACTCTGTTCGTGCTCTTCCTGAGCAGCTGGATAGCCTATGCGGCGGGCAAGGCCACCGTTCCCGCTCCGCTCGTGGAAGGCGAGACGGAGTCGGTCACTTCGCAGGACTTTAATAGCAGTAGCGCCTTCCTGGGAGCCATAGCCTCGGCCTCATcgtcgggatcgggatcgggctCGGGTTCAGGATCCTATGGCCTGGCCTCGATGAACAGCAGCCCCATTGCCATAGTCTCGTATCAAGgcatcaccagcagcaatTTGGGCGACAGCAATACGACTTTGGTGCCGCTATCGGACACTCCTTTGCTCCTGGAGGAATTTGCAGCCGGAGAGTTTGTACTGCCCCCGTTGACGTCCATATTCGTGAGCATCGTCCTGCTGATCGTGATCCTGGGCACTGTTGTGGGCAATGTCCTGGTCTGCATAGCCGTTTGCATGGTGCGGAAACTGAGGAGACCTTGCAATTACCTTTTAGTGTCCTTGGCTCTTTCGGATCTCTGCGTGGCTCTTCTGGTGATGCCCATGGCCTTGCTTTATGAAGTGCTGGAGAAGTGGAACTTTGGACCGCTGCTCTGCGACATCTGGGTGTCCTTCGATGTGTTGTGCTGCACGGCCTCGATCCTGAATCTGTGTGCCATATCCGTGGATCGATACCTGGCCATCACGAAGCCTCTGGAGTACGGGGTGAAGAGGACTCCTCGGCGAATGATGCTGTGCGTGGGCATCGTCTGGCTGGCCGCCGCCTGCATCTCATTGCCTCCTCTGCTGATCCTGGGCAACGAgcacgaggacgaggagggcCAGCCCATCTGCACGGTGTGCCAGAACTTCGCATATCAGATCTACGCCACCCTGGGCTCATTTTACATACCACTCTCGGTGATGCTTTTCGTGTACTACCAGATCTTCAGGGCGGCGAGGCGGATTGTCCTGGAAGAGAAACGCGCACAGACGCATTTGCAGCAGGCTCTGAATGGCACGGGATCGCCGTCGGCCCCGCAAGCTCCGCCCTTGGGTCACACGGAGCTGGCCAGCTCGGGAAATGGCCAGAGGCACAGCAGCGTGGGCAACACTTCGCTCACCTACTCCACCTGTGGTGGTCTGAGCAGCGGAGGAGGCGCACTCGCAGGACACGGCAGTGGGGGTGGCGTCAGTGGTTCGACAGGACTTCTGGGTTCTCCGCACCACAAGAAGCTGCGGTTTCAGCTGGCCAAGGAGAAGAAGGCCTCCACCACTCTGGGCATCATCATGTCGGCCTTTACCGTCTGCTGGCTGCCCTTCTTTATCCTGGCCCTAATTCGTCCTTTCGAGACAATGCACGTACCGGCATCGCTCTCGTCTCTATTCCTCTGGCTGGGCTATGCCAACTCCCTGCTGAACCCTATTATCTACGCCACTCTGAACAGGGATTTCCGCAAACCCTTCCAGGAGATCCTCTACTTCCGCTGCTCCAGTCTGAACACCATGATGCGGGAGAACTACTACCAGGATCAGTATGGCGAGCCTCCCTCGCAGCGGGTGATGCTGGGCGACGAGAGGCACGGGGCGAGGGAGAGCTTTCTCTAG
- the LOC6730287 gene encoding uncharacterized protein LOC6730287 translates to MENQKDLVTQRTWRRILEHLTPVKGYKAAERKVSWYRGLSQSQMAAANALFDILRENMDKNTTSNVAKLMVKLGLHPYPPWKTLHMVIKLSRGNDLAFLWFLMEMCYKTPNHGETYSVNEQIIMTAIFRLDLFPTLRELDRWLPLPHSSQSDRDKADALRQRNQRLKKEKEDERQRDLARKAKIVRPLSPYFQEPYIPGRIRNERKLLSDYPDTAATLFHMDEEPLEAYLWSRWFGTYTLNDAHRVGKSIIFEEINNIFKSFKAASLPTRDVESLCAHHQYIREMEKSLKDKLEMMKRRKCVELIEAKNRLEERKRKRVIQELEEMSACYLKRFQEMAARARLASTSKTLFGGSSVKATYFGCPDNEIRCDAFDEERCQTFEAERVTENHISDRPKSGSGGDIRLTSGAQAKTKTKSRSRSRSRSKSRRSRKPQSKARSTKEPEVGVEAPVLPPRMAKEDFRDITIRLLKGENPILQGCPDFHLEPPHCAKCLIFDPQKGLPQKPPKKHRPSSLMQFLQNCASEGNEEEDSHHEMAAIPSAHSVQEPKLFDLGLLGRNCARFNYRELFGSLQRTQLDDERMRLKEAFVRAIDDDVQYLSAALSGEEEGSLDALVDQAAKRVFAQDVKAFHEELKKMNKQKAAKEYNPDSRLNFGQEFYDPENIPLMKEMLRLGLEKVAQDKRYVLPTLPDVHSVPYLIEWIRLRYGKRYSYGEKKQILNRDKLVMDQITWMMHTNLEKIPTLPVGDNFTDLAKLRGLTKKLRERYTNKFLEAIMEVERVFYSAMKPHLCNLATEETFLAYLPAHFHDLGFTVNTVS, encoded by the coding sequence ATGGAAAATCAAAAGGATCTGGTCACCCAGCGCACCTGGCGCCGCATCTTGGAGCACCTGACCCCGGTGAAGGGATACAAAGCGGCAGAGAGGAAAGTCAGCTGGTACCGAGGACTGTCCCAATCCCAGATGGCGGCAGCAAATGCATTGTTCGATATCCTGAGGGAAAATATGGATAAGAATACCACCTCTAATGTTGCGAAGCTCATGGTGAAACTGGGACTCCATCCCTATCCGCCGTGGAAAACTCTGCATATGGTGATCAAACTGAGCCGGGGTAATGATCTGGCCTTCCTCTGGTTCCTCATGGAAATGTGCTACAAGACACCCAATCACGGCGAGACCTACAGTGTCAACGAGCAGATCATCATGACGGCTATATTCCGGTTGGACCTCTTTCCTACTTTGAGGGAACTGGACCGCTGGCTGCCCCTGCCACATTCCTCGCAATCGGATAGGGATAAAGCGGACGCCCTAAGGCAGAGAAATCAGAGATTgaagaaggaaaaggaggaTGAGCGCCAAAGGGATTTGGCCAGAAAGGCAAAGATCGTGAGGCCTCTATCTCCTTACTTTCAGGAACCCTATATACCCGGAAGGATCCGAAACGAGCGAAAATTGCTGTCGGACTATCCAGACACTGCAGCCACTCTATTTCACATGGATGAGGAACCCCTCGAAGCTTACCTCTGGTCCCGCTGGTTCGGAACCTACACCTTGAACGACGCTCACCGCGTGGGAAAATCCATAATCTTCGAGGAGATTAACAACATCTTCAAGTCCTTCAAGGCAGCCTCTTTGCCAACCCGCGACGTGGAATCCTTATGTGCCCATCATCAGTACATTCGGGAGATGGAAAAGTCCCTAAAGGACAAGCTGGAGATGATGAAGCGGAGAAAGTGCGTGGAGCTCATCGAAGCGAAAAATAGACTGGAGGAGAGAAAGCGTAAGCGGGTGATTCAGGAGCTGGAAGAAATGAGTGCCTGCTACTTGAAGCGGTTCCAGGAAATGGCGGCCAGAGCCAGATTGGCCTCCACCAGTAAGACTCTGTTTGGAGGCAGTTCCGTCAAGGCAACTTATTTTGGCTGTCCCGATAATGAGATCAGGTGTGATGCTTTCGATGAAGAAAGGTGTCAGACATTTGAGGCGGAACGGGTAACGGAAAATCATATAAGTGATAGACCCAAAAGTGGAAGTGGTGGTGATATTAGGCTAACAAGCGGGGCACAggccaaaacgaaaaccaaaTCTAGATCCCGATCCAGATCTAGATCAAAAAGCCGGAGATCAAGGAAGCCTCAAAGTAAAGCGCGATCCACTAAAGAGCCTGAAGTAGGGGTAGAGGCTCCTGTACTCCCTCCCAGAATGGCCAAGGAAGATTTTCGCGATATCACGATCAGATTATTGAAAGGAGAAAATCCCATCTTACAAGGGTGTCCCGACTTTCATTTGGAACCTCCACACTGCGCCAAGTGCCTAATTTTCGACCCCCAAAAGGGTTTACCTCAAAAACCACCAAAAAAACACCGGCCTAGTAGTCTAATGCAGTTCCTACAAAATTGCGCCTCTGAAGGGAATGAGGAGGAGGATTCCCACCACGAAATGGCTGCTATTCCTTCCGCCCATTCCGTTCAGGAACCAAAGCTTTTCGATCTGGGACTTTTAGGAAGGAATTGCGCGAGGTTCAACTATCGTGAGTTGTTTGGCTCGCTGCAGAGGACTCAATTGGACGACGAACGGATGCGTCTAAAGGAGGCCTTTGTAAGAGCCATCGACGATGATGTTCAGTACCTCAGTGCGGCCTTAAGTGGCGAGGAAGAGGGTTCTCTGGATGCTTTGGTGGACCAAGCAGCCAAGAGGGTGTTTGCACAAGATGTTAAGGCCTTTCACGAGgagctaaaaaaaatgaataagcAAAAGGCTGCTAAAGAGTATAACCCCGATTCTCGTTTGAATTTCGGCCAAGAGTTTTACGATCCCGAGAATATCCCCTTGATGAAGGAGATGCTAAGGTTGGGCCTCGAGAAGGTGGCCCAGGACAAGAGATATGTATTGCCCACCCTCCCCGATGTCCACTCTGTGCCCTACCTCATCGAATGGATACGATTACGTTATGGAAAACGCTATTCCTATGGGGAAAAGAAACAGATTTTGAATAGAGATAAACTGGTAATGGATCAAATAACATGGATGATGCACACCAACCTCGAGAAGATTCCTACCCTGCCGGTTGGAGACAACTTTACTGACTTGGCCAAGCTGAGGGGGCTGACCAAGAAGCTCAGGGAACGCTATACCAATAAGTTCCTTGAAGCCATCATGGAAGTGGAGAGGGTCTTTTATTCGGCCATGAAACCCCATCTCTGCAATTTAGCAACTGAAGAGACCTTTTTGGCCTACTTGCCCGCCCATTTCCACGACCTGGGCTTCACTGTTAATACCGTAAGCTGA